From a region of the Methanolobus tindarius DSM 2278 genome:
- a CDS encoding phytoene desaturase family protein: MKAIIIGSGLGGLLSAAKLSKEGYEVEIFERLPIIGGRFTNIPYQGFQLSTGALHMIPHGPAGPLSQLLKDVGADVEIVRKKPVSVIRVPRTRKDTDYKYGHKDILFEDFKVPFSLLNRLKLIYYVISTRKNPPTSQSFEEWCRKHIPQDWTYRISDSFFGWALSLKGADVPVEEAFAIIENLYHFGGPGVPMGGCKGVTDALVEIITTNGGTIHTSSEVSGFKLDNDKVTTVIVDGEEHAADLVISDIGHPSTAKMIGTETNISGMDEYSRKSKDLKPSAGIKICLSSDKPLIGHGGVLLTPYAKRVNGINEVTNVDPSLAPAGKHLTMAHQCVHWNDLNELDKEIELGLEDLKDIFAGKEYEVLLIQSYSNDWPVNRSPSGADLKNKTPVSNLYVVGDGAKGKGGIEVEGIALGVKNCMQDILIT, translated from the coding sequence ATGAAAGCAATTATTATCGGTTCGGGACTGGGAGGACTTTTGAGCGCAGCGAAGCTTTCAAAAGAAGGATATGAAGTAGAAATATTTGAACGCCTTCCAATTATAGGAGGAAGATTCACCAATATCCCATACCAGGGTTTCCAGCTGAGCACCGGCGCATTGCATATGATACCTCATGGACCTGCTGGTCCTTTATCACAATTATTGAAAGACGTAGGCGCAGATGTCGAAATAGTCCGCAAAAAACCGGTTTCCGTCATCAGGGTTCCACGAACCAGAAAAGATACAGACTACAAATACGGACACAAGGATATTCTTTTTGAAGATTTTAAAGTTCCTTTTTCACTTTTAAATCGACTTAAACTCATATATTACGTCATAAGTACCAGAAAAAATCCCCCAACAAGTCAATCTTTTGAAGAGTGGTGTCGAAAACATATCCCACAGGACTGGACATACCGGATTTCAGATTCCTTTTTCGGGTGGGCACTCAGCCTGAAGGGTGCAGATGTGCCTGTGGAAGAAGCCTTTGCAATTATAGAAAACCTTTACCACTTCGGAGGACCAGGAGTTCCAATGGGAGGATGTAAAGGAGTAACCGATGCTCTTGTAGAAATAATTACCACCAATGGCGGAACCATACACACATCCTCAGAAGTTTCAGGGTTTAAATTAGACAATGACAAAGTAACAACAGTTATTGTAGATGGAGAAGAACATGCAGCTGATCTTGTTATTAGTGATATCGGACATCCTTCCACTGCAAAAATGATAGGAACTGAAACAAACATTAGTGGAATGGATGAATACTCACGCAAATCAAAAGACCTTAAACCATCTGCAGGAATTAAGATCTGCCTCTCATCAGATAAACCACTGATAGGGCATGGAGGCGTACTTCTTACACCTTATGCAAAAAGGGTGAACGGCATAAACGAAGTGACAAATGTTGACCCTTCCCTTGCGCCAGCGGGAAAACATCTTACAATGGCCCATCAATGTGTTCACTGGAATGATCTCAATGAACTTGACAAAGAGATAGAATTGGGTCTTGAAGATCTCAAAGATATTTTTGCAGGAAAAGAATATGAAGTACTTCTTATACAATCATATTCAAACGACTGGCCTGTAAACAGATCTCCTTCAGGAGCAGACCTTAAAAACAAAACACCAGTATCAAACCTTTATGTAGTGGGAGATGGAGCAAAAGGAAAAGGTGGTATTGAAGTTGAAGGAATTGCCCTGGGTGTTAAAAACTGTATGCAGGATATTTTGATTACCTGA
- the cofG gene encoding 7,8-didemethyl-8-hydroxy-5-deazariboflavin synthase subunit CofG, translated as MDEFVTFCRNVFVPVTNICRNNCRYCTFRCDPDDPDAKLMKIEEILPILEEGKKAGCTEVLFTFGEYAEEVPKYKEWLEDLGYNKTVDYICELCRIAINTGLLPHTNAGILNYTELEKLKPLNASMGLMLETTADLAAHEGSPGKIPSKRIKTIRYAGELNIPFTTGLLIGIGETLDDRINSILTIAELHEEYGHIQEVIIQNFTPKPDTPMADMPSPTEEEMMQAILIAREILPDDVAIQVAPNLIDPYTLIQCGAGDLGGISPTTIDWINPEAEWPDVSELKKMIHEVELKERLPIYPQYIKKGWYSDNLKGLIHSLSDEDGYRKI; from the coding sequence ATGGATGAATTTGTAACATTCTGCCGCAACGTCTTCGTACCGGTCACAAATATTTGCAGGAATAACTGCAGGTATTGTACTTTCAGATGCGATCCGGATGACCCTGATGCAAAACTGATGAAGATAGAAGAAATTCTGCCAATATTAGAAGAGGGTAAAAAAGCAGGATGTACAGAAGTTCTGTTTACATTTGGAGAATATGCAGAAGAAGTTCCGAAGTATAAAGAATGGCTGGAAGATTTAGGATACAACAAAACTGTTGACTATATATGCGAATTATGCAGGATAGCCATCAATACAGGTCTTTTGCCCCATACCAATGCAGGCATACTGAACTATACCGAACTTGAAAAGCTCAAACCTCTTAATGCCAGTATGGGACTAATGTTAGAGACAACTGCAGATCTGGCAGCGCATGAAGGTTCTCCGGGAAAAATACCTTCCAAAAGAATCAAAACCATACGCTATGCCGGTGAATTGAATATACCATTTACAACTGGTTTGCTTATAGGCATAGGCGAAACACTTGATGACAGAATCAACTCCATACTGACCATTGCAGAACTGCATGAAGAATACGGCCATATACAGGAAGTTATAATACAGAACTTCACCCCAAAACCTGATACCCCAATGGCTGATATGCCATCGCCTACCGAAGAGGAGATGATGCAGGCGATATTAATAGCCAGGGAAATTCTTCCTGATGACGTAGCTATACAGGTTGCGCCAAACCTGATAGATCCTTATACATTGATCCAGTGTGGCGCCGGTGACCTTGGAGGAATCTCACCTACTACAATTGACTGGATTAACCCTGAGGCAGAATGGCCAGATGTATCAGAACTAAAGAAAATGATACACGAAGTTGAACTAAAAGAGAGACTTCCAATTTATCCGCAGTACATTAAAAAAGGGTGGTACAGCGATAACCTGAAAGGCCTGATTCACAGTCTTTCGGATGAGGACGGATACCGGAAAATATGA
- the cofH gene encoding 5-amino-6-(D-ribitylamino)uracil--L-tyrosine 4-hydroxyphenyl transferase CofH yields the protein MNPIIPEDVVERANQGRTTKEDALFLLEVPPFKLFELADRLRQETVGDTVTYVVNRNINFTNRCVGNCGFCAFCDNTGYILDIQEILEKVKDAESQGATEVCIQGGLLPNVDINFYTDIIRAVKAEFPHIHTHAFSPMEVYHAAKKSNISVEEALMRLKEAGLDTMPGTAAEILSDRVRNIICSSKLKTDEWVNVVTKAHQTGINTTATIMYGHVETIEERIDHIMLIRDIQKKTGGFTEFVPLTFMPYNNKIGNEMIKEGKYATPGIQDLQLYALARIILNTHIDNIQASWVKLGKKLAQVALFCGVNDLGGTLMEEKISASAGSTTGQFMSAQELEWFITSSGRQPLQRNTIYKPILSNESEKIDLKVA from the coding sequence ATGAACCCTATTATCCCGGAAGATGTTGTTGAACGTGCCAACCAGGGCAGAACCACAAAGGAAGACGCACTTTTTCTTTTAGAAGTGCCGCCGTTCAAGCTTTTTGAACTGGCAGACAGGTTGCGTCAGGAGACAGTAGGGGATACTGTAACCTATGTGGTAAACCGCAACATTAACTTCACTAACCGCTGTGTCGGAAACTGTGGGTTCTGTGCATTCTGCGATAATACCGGATATATCCTGGACATTCAGGAAATACTTGAGAAAGTAAAAGATGCCGAGAGCCAGGGAGCAACTGAAGTATGCATTCAGGGAGGACTCCTTCCAAATGTTGATATAAATTTCTATACGGATATAATAAGGGCTGTCAAGGCAGAATTCCCCCATATTCACACACATGCATTTTCCCCTATGGAAGTATACCATGCGGCAAAGAAAAGCAACATAAGTGTGGAAGAAGCACTTATGCGCCTGAAGGAAGCGGGACTTGACACAATGCCCGGAACTGCAGCAGAAATACTTTCTGACAGAGTGAGGAACATAATTTGCTCCAGTAAGCTCAAGACCGATGAATGGGTGAATGTTGTCACAAAAGCACACCAGACAGGAATAAACACAACTGCAACCATAATGTACGGGCATGTTGAAACAATAGAGGAACGTATAGACCATATAATGCTCATCCGGGATATACAAAAGAAAACAGGTGGTTTTACAGAATTTGTCCCATTGACATTCATGCCATATAACAATAAGATTGGCAATGAAATGATTAAAGAGGGCAAATATGCAACCCCCGGAATACAGGATCTGCAATTATATGCACTTGCGCGCATTATTCTTAACACCCATATCGATAATATCCAGGCAAGCTGGGTTAAGCTTGGAAAAAAGCTAGCACAGGTAGCTCTGTTCTGCGGTGTAAACGACCTTGGCGGAACCCTCATGGAAGAGAAGATATCAGCTTCAGCAGGATCTACAACCGGACAATTCATGTCAGCGCAGGAACTTGAATGGTTCATCACATCTTCAGGAAGGCAACCATTGCAGAGAAATACAATATACAAACCAATTCTTAGCAATGAATCTGAAAAGATAGATCTTAAAGTAGCTTGA
- the cofC gene encoding 2-phospho-L-lactate guanylyltransferase gives MKALIPYKKKNAKSRLSPALTLEEREEFVELMLRDVVSSLKEASIKEIDVLTTPDNGVPKDLDVNVVLSEHDLNEAINEYLEQENKPIFIIMADLPMVRACHVNDIVSRTEDVVIVPGKGGGTNVIFIKDPSNYHVKYYGSSFLNHCNIAKARGCSVFIYDSFMLSTDIDEPHDLVEIMLHGHGNSQKYVNERFDMKTGKARAKINAAGDA, from the coding sequence ATGAAAGCATTGATACCTTATAAAAAGAAAAACGCCAAATCAAGGCTTTCACCTGCACTTACTTTAGAAGAACGTGAGGAATTCGTAGAACTCATGTTAAGGGACGTTGTTTCAAGTCTGAAAGAAGCAAGTATCAAAGAGATAGATGTACTTACAACACCCGATAACGGCGTACCTAAAGACCTGGACGTTAATGTTGTTCTGAGTGAACACGACCTGAATGAAGCTATAAATGAATATCTGGAACAGGAAAATAAGCCAATATTTATTATAATGGCAGATCTACCTATGGTAAGAGCATGCCATGTAAACGACATAGTTTCAAGAACAGAGGACGTTGTGATAGTACCCGGCAAAGGTGGGGGCACGAATGTCATTTTCATAAAAGACCCTTCAAATTACCATGTTAAATACTATGGATCCAGTTTCCTTAACCATTGCAATATAGCAAAAGCCAGAGGATGTTCAGTCTTTATATACGACTCATTCATGTTGAGCACTGACATTGACGAACCACATGATCTGGTAGAGATAATGCTTCATGGGCATGGAAACTCACAAAAATATGTGAATGAAAGGTTTGATATGAAAACAGGCAAGGCCAGAGCAAAGATAAATGCTGCAGGCGATGCATAA
- a CDS encoding 4Fe-4S binding protein: MVTINVNKFKCGYCGACVSVCPAGALELVETWIEVNELCTSCGICAKICPVGAIEVKK, encoded by the coding sequence ATGGTGACCATCAACGTAAATAAATTCAAATGCGGTTACTGTGGGGCATGTGTAAGTGTATGTCCGGCTGGAGCACTTGAATTGGTTGAAACCTGGATAGAAGTAAATGAATTGTGTACTTCTTGCGGCATCTGTGCTAAAATATGCCCTGTTGGAGCTATTGAGGTGAAAAAGTGA
- a CDS encoding NAD(P)/FAD-dependent oxidoreductase yields MKNEYDVVVIGAGPAGSIAAKTAALKGLSVLLIEKRQEIGDPVRCAEGVSKVWLRKHIEPDHRWICADVKGSRIYTPDGTMIEMAEEIAGGEVGYVLERKIFDRALAYEASKAGAEVRVKTRATDLIIEDDFVKGVKVSHLGQSYDIKAKIIIGADGVESKVGRWAGIDTSLKPVDIETCAQYLMSGTNIDQDYCYFYLGNEIAPAGYVWIFPKGNGMANVGIGILGNKSGNGKHAIDYLNDFVNDKYPDAKILEIDVGGVPVSGSIEKTIVNGLMLVGDAARQSDPITGGGIINAMEAGKIAGEVAYNAISKGDVSTDALNEYEVRWRETIGREIDNSLIVKDTFTKFSDKELNSLGHSLRGVNFSSMSLLDLLYALFKANKKLLWELRVLFKTVVKYELDFEK; encoded by the coding sequence GTGAAAAATGAATATGATGTTGTGGTCATAGGTGCCGGTCCGGCAGGATCAATAGCTGCAAAAACAGCTGCATTAAAAGGCCTCAGTGTCTTATTGATTGAGAAAAGGCAGGAAATAGGCGATCCTGTAAGATGTGCTGAAGGAGTAAGTAAAGTCTGGCTCAGAAAGCACATAGAACCTGATCATCGCTGGATATGCGCAGACGTAAAAGGCTCACGTATCTACACTCCTGACGGAACAATGATAGAAATGGCAGAAGAGATTGCAGGAGGGGAAGTCGGATACGTTCTTGAACGTAAGATATTTGACAGGGCCCTGGCCTACGAAGCCTCAAAAGCCGGCGCAGAAGTAAGAGTGAAGACAAGAGCTACTGACCTTATTATTGAAGATGATTTTGTGAAAGGTGTCAAAGTATCACATCTTGGACAGTCATACGATATTAAAGCAAAAATAATTATTGGTGCAGACGGAGTCGAATCAAAAGTAGGAAGATGGGCAGGGATTGACACATCCCTTAAGCCAGTAGATATTGAGACATGCGCACAGTACCTTATGAGCGGTACAAATATCGATCAGGATTATTGCTACTTCTATCTTGGAAATGAGATTGCACCTGCAGGCTATGTATGGATTTTCCCTAAAGGAAATGGTATGGCCAACGTTGGCATAGGTATTCTTGGTAATAAATCCGGCAACGGAAAACATGCCATTGATTACCTGAATGATTTTGTGAATGACAAATACCCGGACGCAAAAATACTGGAGATTGATGTGGGCGGAGTACCTGTAAGTGGCAGCATTGAAAAGACAATTGTTAACGGATTAATGCTTGTAGGTGATGCAGCAAGACAATCTGATCCAATTACAGGCGGCGGAATTATTAATGCAATGGAAGCAGGGAAAATTGCAGGCGAAGTTGCATATAATGCCATATCAAAAGGTGATGTTTCAACTGACGCACTTAATGAGTATGAAGTCAGATGGAGAGAAACTATAGGTCGTGAGATAGACAACAGCCTGATAGTTAAGGATACATTTACAAAATTCAGTGACAAGGAACTTAACTCACTGGGACACTCCCTAAGAGGTGTCAATTTCTCAAGCATGAGTTTGCTTGATTTGCTTTATGCTCTTTTCAAGGCAAACAAGAAACTTCTATGGGAGTTGAGAGTTCTTTTCAAAACTGTTGTCAAGTACGAACTTGACTTTGAAAAATAA
- a CDS encoding TrkH family potassium uptake protein, which translates to MKYEVILNVLGGLLRFLGAIMILPLLVAIYYGDSPYPFLVAVVITGFTGILLSARYKSSEEWKTREGFAIVALGWLAAAIFGSIPFMLDGISPINAIFESMSGFTTTGATVLLDIEAHSRSILFWRSLTQWLGGMGIIMLFIAILPKLGVAGRQLFRAEAPGPTEDKIKPRIRETAKILWLVYCSISLLEVIALLLAGMSFYDALTHTFTTMACGGFSPYGLSIAAFNSPLIEGIITLFMFISGANFALHYRTLYTDRKSLVKDDEFKFYAAVTLIATAILTFSLWKDMGETVFTSFRYAVFQVVSIMTTTGFATVDFNLWTDSAKIVLLAVMFIGGCAGSTSGGIKVVRFLLLLKYAQRALFKSIHPRAVQPIKFNNKTVPDDVMQAIVSFVVIYFMIFAVSTGLLSLMGMDIVSSITASIATLGNIGPGFNLVGPMANFDVVPFIGKILLIGNMWVGRLEVFTVIVMLTPEFWRR; encoded by the coding sequence TTGAAGTACGAAGTCATATTGAATGTTTTAGGCGGCCTTCTCAGGTTTCTGGGCGCCATAATGATCCTTCCTTTACTGGTGGCAATCTACTATGGTGATTCCCCCTATCCATTTCTGGTTGCAGTAGTAATTACCGGTTTTACTGGTATTTTACTTTCTGCACGTTATAAATCCTCGGAAGAATGGAAAACCAGGGAAGGTTTTGCCATTGTTGCGCTTGGCTGGCTTGCAGCCGCCATATTCGGTTCTATTCCTTTCATGCTTGATGGTATAAGTCCTATTAACGCAATTTTTGAATCAATGTCCGGTTTTACAACAACCGGGGCAACAGTTCTTCTTGATATTGAAGCTCATTCCCGAAGCATACTTTTCTGGCGTAGCCTGACACAGTGGCTTGGTGGTATGGGTATTATCATGCTTTTCATTGCCATTCTTCCAAAACTTGGTGTTGCCGGAAGGCAGTTGTTCAGGGCTGAGGCTCCTGGTCCTACAGAGGACAAGATCAAACCAAGAATCAGGGAGACTGCAAAAATCCTCTGGCTTGTTTATTGTTCTATCTCTTTGCTGGAAGTTATTGCTCTGTTGCTTGCAGGAATGTCTTTTTATGACGCATTAACTCATACTTTTACAACAATGGCATGTGGCGGCTTTTCTCCATATGGTCTGAGTATCGCTGCATTTAACAGTCCTCTTATAGAAGGTATCATCACGCTTTTTATGTTTATTTCCGGAGCTAACTTTGCGCTTCACTACCGCACATTATACACTGACAGGAAGAGCCTTGTAAAAGATGATGAGTTCAAGTTCTATGCTGCAGTTACTCTCATTGCAACTGCAATCCTCACTTTCAGTCTCTGGAAAGATATGGGTGAAACTGTGTTTACATCATTCAGGTATGCGGTTTTTCAGGTGGTTTCCATCATGACTACAACAGGGTTTGCAACTGTGGATTTCAATTTATGGACTGATTCTGCAAAGATTGTATTGCTTGCGGTAATGTTCATAGGTGGTTGTGCAGGCTCGACATCAGGCGGTATTAAAGTTGTAAGGTTCCTTCTTCTACTTAAATACGCACAGCGTGCTCTTTTCAAATCAATTCATCCCAGAGCTGTCCAGCCTATAAAATTTAACAACAAAACAGTTCCTGATGATGTAATGCAGGCAATTGTCTCTTTTGTAGTTATTTATTTTATGATATTTGCAGTATCTACCGGTCTTCTTTCTCTAATGGGGATGGATATTGTCAGTTCTATCACTGCATCAATTGCAACACTGGGTAATATAGGTCCGGGATTCAATCTTGTAGGTCCGATGGCCAATTTTGATGTCGTTCCATTCATTGGAAAAATATTGCTCATTGGCAATATGTGGGTTGGAAGACTTGAGGTTTTCACTGTGATAGTGATGCTTACTCCTGAGTTCTGGAGAAGGTAA
- the trkA gene encoding Trk system potassium transporter TrkA — protein sequence MKIVIIGAGEVGYHIAKALYQTNDVVVVDQNEEACARADELDVHVIHGNGANVSILHDALENAGLLVAVTGSDEVNIVACMASKLTVNDNTKLKTVARVSNPDYIDKPVAKRPKIGIDIMVCPELALASEVAEILAIPSAIDAELFADGKVEMMEFVVPHDHKIVGKQMQDLHLANCCIVSALFRDTEVIIPHGEDIIENNDHIVVIGKPAAMKEVRDLFGEKTGKRSKVLIIGGGIVGFYLAKMVANNEFDLKIIESNKERSLAIAEELPDVLVLNGDGTDINLLKEEDVSEMDVVISVTNSDEKNLLCSLLAKQLGVKKVIARSDRSDYVSLFEMVGVDSAVSPRQATVNEVLKLTFGQGIESITTIEGEKAEIVEYTTSKKSKIVGKPLKNVKFPSGAIISMVVHNGNTVVPRGEYVIEEGDRVVVFSLQSANAEVEKLFK from the coding sequence ATGAAGATCGTAATTATTGGTGCTGGTGAAGTCGGTTATCACATTGCTAAGGCTCTCTACCAGACAAACGATGTTGTGGTAGTTGACCAGAATGAGGAAGCATGTGCCCGTGCAGATGAACTTGATGTTCATGTTATCCATGGAAATGGTGCTAACGTTTCTATTCTCCATGATGCCCTTGAAAATGCAGGCCTTCTGGTTGCCGTAACAGGTTCTGATGAGGTAAACATTGTTGCATGCATGGCTTCTAAGCTTACTGTTAACGATAATACAAAATTAAAAACAGTTGCAAGGGTAAGTAATCCTGATTATATTGACAAACCTGTGGCTAAAAGACCTAAGATTGGAATTGACATTATGGTTTGTCCCGAATTAGCTCTTGCATCAGAAGTTGCAGAGATACTTGCTATTCCTTCTGCGATTGATGCAGAACTTTTTGCTGATGGTAAGGTTGAAATGATGGAATTTGTGGTTCCACATGATCATAAAATTGTTGGTAAACAGATGCAGGATCTCCATCTTGCAAATTGTTGCATAGTAAGTGCTCTTTTCAGGGATACTGAAGTTATTATTCCTCATGGTGAGGACATAATAGAAAATAACGATCACATAGTTGTTATCGGTAAACCTGCTGCTATGAAAGAGGTACGTGACCTTTTCGGTGAAAAAACAGGTAAACGAAGTAAAGTACTGATTATTGGCGGCGGTATAGTTGGTTTCTATCTTGCAAAAATGGTAGCAAATAATGAATTCGACTTGAAAATCATTGAATCTAATAAAGAGCGATCTCTTGCTATTGCAGAGGAGCTGCCTGATGTACTTGTCCTTAATGGTGACGGAACAGATATCAACCTCTTGAAGGAAGAAGATGTTTCCGAAATGGATGTTGTCATATCTGTGACAAATAGTGATGAAAAGAACCTCTTGTGCTCGTTGCTTGCTAAACAGCTAGGCGTGAAAAAAGTTATTGCCAGATCTGACCGCTCAGATTATGTTTCTCTATTTGAAATGGTGGGTGTTGACAGTGCGGTAAGTCCAAGGCAGGCAACTGTTAATGAAGTTCTGAAGCTGACTTTTGGTCAGGGAATTGAGTCAATAACTACAATTGAAGGTGAAAAGGCCGAAATTGTAGAGTATACCACTTCAAAGAAGTCAAAGATAGTAGGCAAACCTCTTAAAAATGTAAAATTCCCCTCGGGTGCAATTATCAGCATGGTAGTCCACAATGGAAATACAGTTGTTCCTCGTGGTGAATATGTCATTGAGGAAGGAGATCGTGTAGTAGTCTTCAGTCTCCAGTCTGCAAATGCTGAAGTTGAAAAACTTTTTAAGTAG
- the dnaJ gene encoding molecular chaperone DnaJ, with protein MSTQRDYYEILGISKDATESEIKKAYRKLAMKYHPDKNKEEGAEETFKEISEAYAVLSDAEKREQYDRFGHAGIDGRYSQEDIFRNADFGDFADLGDILGGIFGGGFGGFGGFSGFGGGQRRQGPTRGSDLRYDLGITLEQAAEGVDTTINVPRAENCESCNGTGAKAGTSPKTCPTCHGSGQMTQARKTPFGTFMSTSTCNACHGRGEIIDDPCPACKGTGKMKKVRKISVKVPKGADNGLRLKVRGEGEEGSPGAPSGDLYVVIHVEPHDKFQRMGDDIVYEQAISFATAALGGDVMVPTLHGKVKMNIKPGTQTHSILRLKGKGMPHLHGHSHGDQLVKIIVKTPTKLSNEQKELFKKLQELDGGPDVKATKGGKGIFEKVKGAFEAGA; from the coding sequence ATGTCCACCCAACGCGATTATTACGAAATATTAGGTATATCCAAGGATGCCACTGAGTCCGAGATTAAGAAAGCTTACAGAAAGCTTGCAATGAAATATCATCCGGACAAGAATAAGGAAGAAGGTGCCGAAGAGACATTCAAGGAGATATCTGAAGCCTATGCTGTACTTTCCGATGCAGAGAAGAGGGAACAGTATGACAGGTTTGGTCATGCAGGTATTGATGGCCGCTATAGTCAGGAAGATATTTTCAGAAATGCAGACTTCGGAGACTTTGCAGATCTTGGCGATATACTTGGAGGTATATTCGGCGGCGGCTTTGGTGGCTTTGGTGGTTTCAGCGGCTTTGGTGGTGGTCAGAGAAGACAGGGACCAACACGAGGTTCTGACCTTCGTTACGATCTGGGAATCACTTTAGAACAGGCTGCTGAAGGTGTTGACACTACCATTAATGTTCCCCGCGCAGAAAACTGTGAATCCTGTAATGGAACTGGTGCCAAGGCAGGCACAAGTCCAAAGACCTGTCCGACATGTCATGGTTCCGGCCAGATGACTCAGGCACGTAAGACGCCTTTTGGTACATTCATGTCAACAAGTACCTGTAATGCATGTCATGGACGAGGGGAAATAATTGATGATCCTTGCCCTGCCTGTAAGGGCACAGGTAAGATGAAGAAGGTCCGCAAGATATCTGTAAAAGTTCCAAAGGGTGCTGATAATGGACTTCGCCTGAAAGTAAGGGGCGAAGGAGAGGAAGGCAGTCCTGGTGCACCATCAGGTGACCTCTACGTTGTCATTCATGTGGAGCCTCATGACAAGTTCCAGCGTATGGGTGATGATATTGTCTATGAACAGGCAATATCCTTTGCAACTGCGGCACTTGGTGGGGATGTAATGGTTCCTACCCTTCATGGTAAAGTGAAAATGAACATCAAGCCAGGGACACAGACCCATTCCATACTTCGTCTGAAGGGAAAAGGTATGCCTCATCTTCATGGACACTCACATGGTGACCAGCTTGTAAAGATCATCGTTAAGACGCCTACCAAGCTTTCAAACGAGCAGAAGGAGCTCTTCAAAAAGCTTCAGGAGCTTGACGGTGGCCCTGACGTAAAGGCTACTAAAGGTGGCAAAGGTATCTTTGAAAAAGTAAAGGGTGCTTTTGAAGCAGGGGCATAG